CACAGTGAGAGTAAACCTTTACTTTTTACCACCTCTACTGTGAAAGTGGCCAAAAGGTGTGTGTCTTCAGAGCACAATGGTCTGACAGGAGTCAGGCTCCAGTATCTTCACAAACTGATATAAATGCTCCTGGTCACATTTTGAAGGGTTATGGGTTTTACCCTCAGTTTAGCAGTGAGTCATTAGAGCACGTTGGTCTGACAGGAGTCAGGCTCCAGAATCTTCAAAGTGACGATGAGTTTGATagattttctgaaccaggggtaaAAAAAGGTGTAAATCATCGGGTTGAGACACgagttaaaacaaaacaaacacaccacaaagTTATAAGCAGCGGAGGAGGCGTTCATGGAGTTGTCCTGGCTGCTCAGAGCCACACAGTAATaaggacagagacacatcagGAACACAGCTATGACCACACCCAGCGTCCTGGCTGCCTTCAGCTCAGACCTCAGAGCTGTGACTCTCACTGAATGCTGgacagaaacagctgccatGTGAGACCTCAGAGCTCGAGCCTgagtcacagcaacaacaaacactctGATGTAGAGAACGATGATGACGGTGATGGGAGCGACGAAGGAAAAGATCACATCTGCAACTCCAGCAACGTAGTTAACGACGATGACGCACTCGCCGACGCAGGAGTTGAACCTGCCTGGTTGATGCAGGTTGTCCATCAGAACCAGAGTCTGGAAGATCACAGAGCAgatccaacacagacacacacacacgtggactCTTTCTAATGTGATCTCAGAGTAATGCAGAGGATGACACACAGCCACGTAGCGGTCGATGGAGATGAGAACCATGGTTCCTACTGAGGCAGACGTAACAGTGGCGGCCAGATACTGATACAGAGaacacatgaggtcccccagGAACCAGCATCCGTCTATCAGCACCATCTGAAAGAACAGGAGAGGACCCACAAGGAAGTCAGAgacggccagagagaggaggaggaggttggtggaggtgtggagctgcctggaggaagaggagcaacaTAGTTGATGTTAAAAGCTGATCATCATTTTCCTTACAGTCTCCTAGAATCTAGTTTAAAACCTATATGAATACTTGAGGtgtgagatggagatgatgaccagcaggttgagggATGAGgtgagcagagagatggagaTCAGCATGGTGTAGGTCAACGTGGCCTCATAGTGAGGACGTGTCGGCTTCACAcaggaggcgttgaggagctgagggaagcagagctcagagtcctctgacgcctccatcaccacagaagctgctgagctctggcGGCTCTGACACAGCTCTAATTTATCTTCAGCCtcccttcctgttcctcctcccattTGCCTCAGTGCTTGTCTATACAGGAATCCAACAAAAATAAGCTTTTTGTATTTGGGCTTTATTAATTCATATTTGAACCAAAAGCCTAAACTCCCGACAACCAGTGATGGCGATCTGTCCTGGTCCAGAAGGAGTGAAGCAGGCCTGAATGGCTCCACTGCCACCACCAGCTACACTGGAGCTCAGTGTGCTTTAGTTGTCCGGGACCGGGTCGTGGGAgtagcagtctaagcagagagctccagacttccctctccccggacacttcctccatgCGACCCCAACATGCCCAGAACATCACCCCAGGGAGGTGAAACGCTTGCCTGAGGCACCCAGGGTCTCCCATGACGAACAGGTCCAAGGGGACGGACCAGACAAGGAACGTTTGCAAAAGCCTTTGAGTAAATAATACCAAGGACCAAGACGTTACCAGTGTGGCGAAGGCAGGCCGGGTTAGGGCTCACATGCCCACAGGACCAAGCCAGGCATAGGGCAGAGGAGCCACATGGGACTGTCCTCATGTGGACCCTCCACCCGCAGGAGGCGCTGTAGGGGGCGGTGCTAACCAGCCCCCGCGACCCAATGTCTGGACAATAAATCTGGAGCCAGTTTTGTTAACATAGGATTTTAATTGTGAGAGGACCAAAATAACTAGACAGTAGACCGAACAGTTGAATGCTAGTTTATTGTTATCTGGAGTTGCGTAAAATAATGAGTAAACATTCAAATCCTTTTACCATCATAAGTGACACTGTTACAATGAGTGGGCTCTTACAGAGGACCAGGGAGCTACCCAGGTTCTTCTTACTCAAGAACACACCTGGTCTCAGAAGTGGGGTTTGAACCGaagaccttctgcttcccaagaTGTGCTCTACTAACTGAGCTACTGCCCacttattcatttttattatgtattttattgtacacatacaatataaaaaattaaatgagGCGCGCAAGAAGACAGGATAAATCACAAAAGTAATGTGTGTCTAACTTAGTGAAGGGACACGTGTGGTCTTATGAGTAATTAAGCTAACACGTTTTCCTATAAAATTGAGATACTGTATATTAGATGGTCAATGACAAATACACAGAACTCCATTCAGTGTGTCATTGCCTTCAAAAATGTACTGAGGCACTAGCAGCTAGAACGAGCAGGCCCTTCATGCACTCGGTGCTCAGACAGGTGTGGTCCATTGGGCCCCTCCCCTCATTTACAGAAACGGAACATACTACATATTACACATGCAATATGGACTAAACCATGTGGATTACAGCTTACTGCTCTGTTTCAGTAATCAtaatgtcatgtttcacgccatctgtcacatcctgttttattttgttaacttcctgtttacccagtcgtcactctccggttcccagtatccacacctgttaccaatcagtaatcagtaccagtatatagtctcaccactcacagaccccagttgccagattgttagtttccgtactctttccagcatctcatgtttagctactcgtgttttgaccctgatcgccttgaccattgcttctgcctgaacctcgtgtaTCCCGCTGCCCGTGAGAGAACCGTGCCtaataatctgaccgtgagtttttcttatccctgcctgtacttttgccgagcctgcttgtgtaacgaaccctgcctggacattggattagagattgcctgctcccttgtgtactgcttcattgaacgcttttgtgcatgacctggaccgcctgagccctgccttatctaataaacctgtgttaaaccatcatcgtgcttctgtaccgtgcatgtgggtccgacacctgcccaagtctgacagaacaatctggccagaaatggactccgccggtgcagagagcttccgagcacagctcatggctcaggagcaacgagcagcagaacaggaggagaaaaccaacgccgctctccagagattggccgagtgtgtccttcgacaggagacggcgatggcaggattgacTGAGGCGATGAATCGCCTGactcagagctcgacgggagagacgaggctgactccgagcgccgctgccgcgACCGCACCCTTGGCCGCAGCGGTTCCCTTGGCCGTCGCTCCGGACGCCAGGCTGGGCGCCCCGATACGGTTCTcgggtgagtcaggagactgtcgagcatttctcacgcagtgtgagattcattttgagttACATTCACCCGCGTTCCCATCGGAACGAGCTcgagtggcatacgctatttcacatctgacgggggacgcagaagcatgggcgacagcggagtggcaaaacggctcccCCTGCGTGTGCACATTCGCTGCTTTCGCTACAGCgctgaaacagatcttccaggaagtcactccggggcgcgaggcggctcagcggctggtgaacatccGTCAGGGCGGGAGACCGACGGCGAAATACGCGATCGAGTTCCGTACGCTagcggcggaggccggctgggacgccaccgcattgggtgacgtattcatccgcggactctctcgtcGGGTCAAGGACTGTTTAGCGGCGAGGGATCTGCCCAGCGATTTGGACGCCCTGATCGCTCTGGCGAtccaaattgaccgcaggctggggagcaccgaacgggagcaccaACGAGAGGAGAGGCTGCGGGAGGACCGTCGACACCGCactacgagccccaggagggggtatCGTGAGCCCGGCGGCCAGACCGTTCCCCGGAACCCGGAAGTTGGACCGACGCCAGAGGAGCCAATGCAGATCGGACGCGCACGGCTTACGGAGGAAGAGAAgcggcgtcgacgctcccaGAAACTGCATGTATTGCGGCCAGGCCGGGCATTTCGCCTTGCACTGCccgctaaaagacatggctcagcgctagcgcggagggtagcggtgagccgaacggttttaggtagcgcctccgctcgctcactaCCAACAGTGACCTTAGTTTCCAGTACCcggtccgtccagcaggcggttctcATTGATTCTGGAGCCGATGCCAGTCTTATGGACACGGGACTCGCGGAACGACTGGGCATCGCTCCCCTTGGCTTcccccgtggagacggcagcgctggatggacgtcggctctggagagtcacccaccgcacagagccggtaataatgacctttGCTGACACTCACACCGAGAGAATCACATTTTCGGTTgtggagtcgtgctaccacccggtggtactgggccacacctGGTTAAGGCTGCACAATCCAACGCTTGATTGGCgcaggggggaggtgagccgatgggacccagattgtctgaacacgtgctttcaggcctcagtttcccaacaggcacctgtgGAAGCAGCGGCGACAGCCAGTGAGgggatcgagcaggccgatctaacTGGAGTCCCCGAATGTTACCATGACCTTCGCACGGTGTTCAGCAAGGCTCGAGCGACCTCTCTACCCCCCCATCGGAAACACGACTgtgcgatcaacctgcgcccagggaccacaccACCCAAGGGGAGATTGTATCAGCTCTCTCCCAAGGAGAATCGAGCCATgagggagtatctg
This genomic interval from Betta splendens chromosome 21, fBetSpl5.4, whole genome shotgun sequence contains the following:
- the LOC114847719 gene encoding trace amine-associated receptor 13c-like; the encoded protein is MEASEDSELCFPQLLNASCVKPTRPHYEATLTYTMLISISLLTSSLNLLVIISISHLKQLHTSTNLLLLSLAVSDFLVGPLLFFQMVLIDGCWFLGDLMCSLYQYLAATVTSASVGTMVLISIDRYVAVCHPLHYSEITLERVHVCVCLCWICSVIFQTLVLMDNLHQPGRFNSCVGECVIVVNYVAGVADVIFSFVAPITVIIVLYIRVFVVAVTQARALRSHMAAVSVQHSVRVTALRSELKAARTLGVVIAVFLMCLCPYYCVALSSQDNSMNASSAAYNFVVCLFCFNSCLNPMIYTFFYPWFRKSIKLIVTLKILEPDSCQTNVL